In a genomic window of Nostoc sp. UHCC 0870:
- a CDS encoding ParA family protein — protein MGYVIATANMKGGVGKTTLTVNLATCLAKNYGKKVLVLDLDTQISATLSLMSPLDFAKRRKQRLTFRYLIDEVINPDPNAKLTIKDIIQTQVCNLPELHLLPGDIDLYDEFVVSEMLHRQTVALGEQDFETVWNRFERVLINNILKPVRDEYDFILLDCAPGYNLLTRSALAASDFYLLPAKPEPLSVVGIQLLERRIGQLKDSHEHETKINIKMLGIVFSMCNTNLLTGRYYKQVMHRVVEDFGVEQICKAQIPVDINVAKAVDSFMPAVLNAPQSAGSKAFLQLTQELLQKL, from the coding sequence ATGGGATATGTAATTGCTACTGCAAATATGAAAGGTGGTGTAGGGAAAACTACACTCACGGTGAATTTAGCTACTTGTTTAGCAAAAAATTATGGTAAAAAGGTGCTGGTGCTGGATTTAGATACCCAAATCAGTGCCACACTCAGCCTGATGTCGCCTTTAGATTTTGCCAAGCGTCGCAAACAAAGACTCACATTTAGATATCTCATCGATGAAGTTATCAATCCAGATCCCAACGCTAAGTTAACTATCAAGGATATCATTCAAACTCAAGTCTGTAATCTACCAGAACTACATTTATTACCAGGAGATATAGACTTATATGATGAGTTTGTCGTATCAGAAATGCTGCATAGACAAACGGTAGCTTTAGGTGAACAAGATTTTGAAACGGTTTGGAATCGGTTTGAGAGAGTCTTGATTAATAACATCTTAAAACCAGTACGTGATGAGTATGATTTTATTCTTTTAGATTGCGCCCCTGGCTACAATTTATTGACGCGTAGTGCTTTAGCGGCGAGTGATTTTTATCTCCTCCCAGCTAAACCAGAACCTTTATCTGTAGTCGGTATTCAACTATTAGAAAGACGCATTGGACAGTTAAAAGATAGTCATGAACATGAGACGAAAATAAATATTAAAATGCTGGGAATTGTCTTTAGTATGTGTAACACTAATTTACTAACGGGTAGATATTACAAACAGGTAATGCACAGAGTTGTAGAAGATTTTGGTGTAGAACAAATTTGTAAAGCACAAATTCCCGTAGATATTAATGTGGCTAAAGCTGTTGATAGTTTTATGCCGGCTGTTTTAAATGCACCTCAATCAGCCGGTTCTAAAGCATTTTTGCAGTTAACTCAAGAGTTGTTGCAGAAGTTGTGA
- the psbA gene encoding photosystem II q(b) protein, whose protein sequence is MTSILGKSERGSFWDRFCQWITSTENRLYIGWFGVLMIPTLLTATTCFIIAFIAAPPVDIDGIREPVTGSLLYGNNIITGAVVPTSNAIGLHFYPLWEAASMDEWLYNGGPYQLIILHFLIGIFCWLGRQWELSYRLGMRPWICVAYSAPVAAATSVFLIYPIGQGSFSDGMPLGISGTFNFMFVFQAEHNILMHPFHMLGVAGVFGGALFSAMHGSLVSSSLVRETTEVESVNYGYKFGQEQETYSIVAAHGYFGRLIWQYASFNNSRSLHFFLAAWPVVGIWFTALGISTMAFNLNGFNFNHSILDSHGRVINTWADVLNRANLGIEVMHERNAHNFPLDLASGEAVPVALHAPVIHG, encoded by the coding sequence ATGACCTCAATTTTAGGAAAAAGCGAAAGAGGTAGCTTTTGGGATCGTTTCTGTCAATGGATTACTAGCACCGAAAATCGGCTTTATATCGGCTGGTTCGGGGTTTTGATGATTCCCACACTGTTAACAGCTACCACCTGTTTTATCATTGCCTTTATTGCTGCACCACCCGTTGACATTGACGGGATTCGAGAACCTGTTACTGGTTCTTTGTTGTACGGCAATAACATCATTACTGGTGCTGTTGTACCCACATCCAACGCCATTGGATTGCATTTCTACCCACTTTGGGAAGCTGCGTCAATGGATGAATGGCTCTACAACGGCGGCCCTTATCAACTGATTATTTTGCATTTTCTCATTGGTATTTTTTGCTGGCTTGGTCGGCAATGGGAGTTGAGCTATCGTCTGGGGATGCGTCCTTGGATTTGTGTGGCTTACTCTGCACCTGTAGCGGCTGCGACCTCTGTTTTCTTAATTTATCCCATTGGTCAAGGTAGCTTTTCTGATGGGATGCCTTTGGGAATTAGCGGCACTTTTAACTTCATGTTTGTCTTTCAAGCCGAGCATAACATTCTCATGCACCCATTCCATATGTTAGGTGTGGCGGGGGTGTTCGGTGGGGCATTGTTCTCTGCTATGCACGGTTCTTTGGTGTCTTCTTCGTTGGTGAGGGAGACGACAGAAGTTGAGTCGGTCAACTATGGCTACAAGTTTGGTCAAGAACAAGAAACCTATAGCATTGTGGCTGCTCATGGTTATTTTGGGCGGTTAATTTGGCAATATGCCAGTTTTAATAATTCCCGTTCTTTGCACTTTTTCTTGGCTGCTTGGCCTGTAGTGGGAATTTGGTTTACGGCTTTGGGTATCAGTACGATGGCGTTTAACCTGAATGGGTTTAACTTTAATCACTCGATACTTGATTCTCATGGTCGTGTGATTAATACATGGGCTGATGTGCTGAACCGTGCCAACTTGGGTATAGAGGTGATGCACGAGCGGAATGCTCACAATTTCCCGCTAGATTTGGCTAGCGGTGAGGCTGTACCTGTGGCTTTGCACGCTCCTGTTATTCATGGTTAA
- a CDS encoding AAA family ATPase codes for MFFNPELCRNESEVESKLIVQYLLPQLGYTPDTWHQEVAVGSIRLDFLAFAAQVLPFVLDANSPLSVVMEAKHPKQNLKNHVTRLRHYLRSLNVGYGLLTNGKEIRIYEKLENDVKLVLQCSGKEVETKLEEIKNLIGRESLKQKDSQDNSNINLKSNQPIQIQIISHKIQEKSSMKTIAIYHHKGGVGKTTVAINLAAALSKKGKKVLLIDIDAQANTTFATGLIKFQFEEEDDLKDRNIYHLLEYGKSNFIPELVRKSHFFNNPEIDVIPSHISLIENQSNLVGFAASRFRLARKLEKVKNDYDIVIIDTPPSLDVYAEAALTAADYLIIPSDLKPFSNQGLISVKHFIQEKIAENKEGEGQAPLKIMGVLPSKISTNAQYLKYNFTKHKNIITERYELPLMDSTISERTALSTCINKTIPLGNMEIPDPKSVLDFAERDSSANQSAAEFEFLAMEVLKKIEPKQ; via the coding sequence TTGTTTTTTAATCCTGAGTTGTGCCGTAATGAAAGCGAAGTAGAAAGCAAGCTCATCGTGCAGTATTTACTACCACAGCTAGGTTATACTCCAGACACCTGGCATCAGGAAGTTGCTGTTGGTAGCATCCGTTTAGATTTTCTAGCATTTGCGGCACAAGTCCTTCCCTTTGTGTTAGATGCTAATTCACCATTAAGTGTGGTCATGGAGGCAAAGCATCCCAAACAAAACTTAAAGAATCATGTTACCAGACTCAGGCACTATCTAAGGAGTTTGAATGTAGGATATGGTTTATTAACCAATGGCAAGGAAATCAGGATTTATGAAAAACTTGAAAATGATGTTAAGTTAGTTCTTCAGTGTTCTGGTAAAGAAGTTGAGACGAAGTTAGAAGAAATTAAAAATTTAATTGGTAGAGAAAGCTTAAAACAGAAAGATAGCCAAGATAATTCAAATATTAATTTAAAGTCAAATCAGCCAATACAAATTCAAATAATTTCTCATAAAATCCAGGAAAAATCTTCTATGAAAACAATAGCAATTTATCATCATAAGGGTGGAGTAGGTAAAACTACAGTCGCTATTAACTTAGCAGCAGCACTAAGCAAAAAAGGTAAAAAAGTTCTTTTAATTGATATAGATGCTCAAGCCAACACAACTTTTGCTACAGGATTAATAAAATTCCAGTTTGAGGAAGAAGATGATTTAAAAGATCGCAATATTTATCATTTACTAGAGTATGGAAAAAGTAACTTTATCCCTGAGCTAGTTCGTAAGTCCCACTTTTTTAATAATCCAGAGATTGACGTAATTCCATCACATATAAGCTTAATTGAGAATCAGTCCAATCTAGTTGGTTTTGCTGCTAGTCGATTTAGGCTAGCTAGAAAATTAGAAAAAGTTAAAAATGATTATGATATTGTAATTATTGATACTCCACCATCTTTAGATGTTTATGCTGAAGCTGCCCTAACTGCTGCTGATTACTTAATTATTCCTTCAGATTTAAAGCCATTTTCAAATCAAGGCTTGATAAGTGTTAAACACTTTATCCAGGAAAAGATTGCTGAAAATAAAGAAGGTGAAGGTCAAGCACCTCTTAAGATTATGGGTGTGCTTCCTTCAAAAATTTCTACTAACGCTCAATACCTGAAATATAACTTTACTAAACATAAGAATATAATTACTGAGCGTTATGAACTGCCACTTATGGATAGTACCATATCTGAAAGAACAGCTTTATCAACTTGTATTAACAAAACTATCCCTTTAGGTAATATGGAAATTCCTGATCCTAAATCGGTTCTAGATTTTGCAGAGCGTGACTCTTCAGCCAATCAATCAGCTGCTGAGTTTGAATTTTTAGCTATGGAAGTTTTGAAAAAAATAGAGCCAAAACAATGA
- a CDS encoding NF041680 family putative transposase, with product MKRARLEQFRQAAYEYLGRAKDATFELTDAILLTKNIYCLAELSLSPVFRRKWPSVYEALQDSRPQRQKLMQLYIKQIPTEKRPLLAGDHTNWSRPDAVKLKERTYEHSGTSIAGNKPITVGQGYSTIAWIPEKEGSWALPLRHERITSAESPISKAIWQLKQVCKYLRVRPISLWDSEYGCAPFILKSANIPADILVRLRSNLCLWGEPGAYSGMGRPKKHGDKFKLNEPTTWSEATSVLEVNDPKLGRVSVSLWKDLHFRQAATRPMLLLRVERLDAQGNIRVSKPLWLAWVGEEMPPLEEVWCLYLRRFTIDHWYRFLKQRLHWTVPNFGTPKQSERWSDLMPLMTWELWLARDIVTDNPLPWQKSLDKLTPGRVAQAMGGVFAAIGTPTSAPKPRGKSPGWEAGKKRHRKNRCPIVKKTVTRPRKEPSVAV from the coding sequence ATGAAACGTGCCAGATTAGAACAATTCCGTCAAGCAGCCTACGAATATCTAGGTAGAGCAAAAGATGCTACCTTTGAATTGACAGACGCGATATTGCTGACCAAAAATATTTATTGCCTAGCAGAGTTGTCTTTATCACCAGTATTTAGACGCAAGTGGCCAAGTGTCTATGAGGCACTACAAGATAGCAGACCACAGCGACAGAAATTGATGCAGCTATATATCAAACAGATACCAACGGAGAAACGACCTCTATTGGCAGGCGACCACACTAACTGGTCACGTCCAGATGCAGTTAAACTCAAAGAAAGAACCTATGAACATAGTGGCACATCCATAGCGGGAAATAAACCAATAACCGTAGGACAGGGGTATAGCACAATTGCCTGGATACCAGAAAAAGAGGGTAGTTGGGCATTACCCTTAAGGCATGAAAGAATTACAAGTGCCGAAAGTCCAATTAGCAAAGCAATTTGGCAATTAAAACAGGTATGTAAATATTTAAGAGTCAGACCGATTTCCCTTTGGGATAGTGAATACGGCTGTGCGCCTTTTATCTTAAAAAGTGCTAATATTCCCGCAGATATTTTAGTTCGATTACGTTCAAATTTGTGTTTATGGGGTGAACCTGGAGCTTATTCTGGGATGGGACGACCCAAAAAGCATGGTGATAAATTTAAACTCAATGAACCAACAACATGGAGTGAGGCAACGTCTGTTTTGGAAGTAAATGACCCAAAATTAGGCCGTGTGAGTGTTAGCTTGTGGAAAGATTTACACTTCCGTCAGGCTGCTACACGACCAATGCTACTCCTGCGGGTTGAACGTCTGGACGCGCAAGGTAACATAAGAGTGTCCAAACCTTTATGGTTGGCTTGGGTAGGAGAAGAAATGCCACCACTAGAGGAAGTTTGGTGTCTTTACTTGCGTCGCTTTACCATTGACCATTGGTATCGCTTTTTGAAGCAGCGTCTACATTGGACTGTACCAAACTTTGGTACTCCTAAGCAAAGTGAACGGTGGAGTGACCTCATGCCTCTCATGACTTGGGAATTGTGGTTAGCTCGTGATATCGTCACTGATAATCCTCTCCCTTGGCAGAAGTCTCTAGATAAATTAACCCCTGGAAGAGTTGCTCAAGCTATGGGTGGAGTTTTTGCGGCCATTGGTACTCCTACATCTGCACCAAAACCTCGTGGAAAGTCTCCTGGTTGGGAAGCAGGAAAAAAGCGTCACCGTAAAAACCGATGCCCTATTGTTAAAAAAACAGTAACACGACCACGTAAAGAACCATCTGTTGCTGTTTAA
- a CDS encoding type II toxin-antitoxin system HicA family toxin: protein MSKLPVISGAECVKALEKIGFVINRQKGSHIILVCEEPRITVSVPDHKELDRGTLRAIIRQISLSVDEFIELL from the coding sequence ATGAGTAAATTACCAGTGATCTCAGGTGCAGAGTGTGTCAAAGCACTGGAAAAAATCGGCTTTGTAATCAATCGGCAAAAAGGAAGTCATATAATTTTGGTTTGTGAAGAGCCGAGAATAACAGTCTCTGTACCAGATCACAAAGAACTTGACAGGGGTACTTTACGTGCAATTATTCGGCAGATAAGCTTGAGCGTAGATGAATTCATTGAATTATTGTGA
- a CDS encoding malic enzyme-like NAD(P)-binding protein — protein MTNLTPNSSFSVTLRLQIPNRVGMLAAIAQAIAESGGNIGTIDLIEQTRDVSIRDLNVDAASTEHAEIIVQAVKAIPDIKLLSVYDRTFNLHRGGKISITSRIPLKSVSDLAMAYTPGVGRVCTAIAQDPAEVYNLTIKQNTVAIVTDGSAVLGLGNLGPHAALPVMEGKAMLFKEFAGLDAFPICLNTQNTEEIIQAVKHIAPVFGGVNLEDIAAPRCFEIEQRLRQELDIPVFHDDQHGTAIVTLAALFNALKLVQKSIADIRIVINGAGAAGVAIAKLLKKAGAEKIWMCDSKGIISSSRTDLNEEKQEFAVKAQGTLAGAVQGADVFIGVSAPGVLTPEMVKSMGKDAIIFAMANPIPEIQPELVSKDVAVIATGRSDYPNQINNVLAFPGVFRGALDCRAQTITTTMYLQAAHAIAALVSPSELNREHIIPSVFDGRVVTAVAAAVQQAAREEGIARS, from the coding sequence ATGACAAACCTAACTCCTAATTCTAGTTTTAGTGTGACGCTGCGGTTACAAATTCCTAATCGGGTGGGAATGTTGGCAGCGATCGCTCAGGCTATTGCCGAAAGTGGCGGTAATATCGGTACAATCGATTTAATTGAACAAACTCGCGATGTTTCTATTCGTGACCTGAATGTTGATGCTGCTAGCACTGAACACGCGGAAATTATTGTGCAAGCAGTTAAAGCTATTCCTGATATTAAGCTGTTAAGTGTTTACGATCGCACTTTTAATTTACATCGGGGCGGCAAAATTAGCATTACTAGCCGTATCCCCCTCAAGAGCGTCTCTGATTTGGCTATGGCTTACACTCCAGGGGTAGGAAGGGTGTGTACTGCGATCGCTCAAGACCCGGCAGAGGTTTATAATTTAACTATCAAACAAAATACCGTCGCTATTGTCACTGATGGTAGTGCGGTTCTGGGTTTGGGTAATCTTGGCCCCCATGCAGCTTTACCAGTGATGGAAGGTAAGGCGATGCTATTCAAAGAATTTGCCGGGCTGGATGCGTTTCCGATTTGCTTGAATACTCAAAATACAGAAGAGATTATCCAGGCGGTAAAACATATTGCTCCTGTGTTTGGGGGTGTTAATTTAGAAGATATTGCTGCTCCCCGTTGCTTTGAAATTGAACAGCGATTAAGGCAGGAATTAGACATACCTGTGTTTCATGATGACCAACATGGTACAGCAATTGTCACCTTAGCAGCATTATTTAACGCTTTGAAATTGGTACAAAAATCTATTGCAGACATCCGCATTGTAATTAATGGTGCTGGTGCGGCTGGAGTAGCGATCGCCAAGCTACTCAAGAAAGCGGGAGCAGAAAAAATCTGGATGTGCGATTCTAAGGGGATTATCTCCAGCAGTCGCACTGACTTAAACGAAGAAAAACAAGAATTTGCTGTTAAAGCCCAAGGTACGCTAGCAGGCGCAGTCCAAGGTGCAGATGTATTTATAGGTGTCAGCGCACCGGGAGTATTAACACCGGAAATGGTGAAATCTATGGGTAAAGATGCCATTATCTTTGCTATGGCTAACCCCATCCCAGAAATTCAGCCGGAATTAGTTAGTAAAGATGTGGCTGTCATCGCTACCGGTCGTAGTGACTACCCCAATCAAATTAACAACGTTTTAGCCTTCCCTGGAGTGTTCCGGGGTGCTTTGGATTGTCGGGCGCAGACAATTACTACCACAATGTATTTACAAGCAGCTCATGCGATCGCGGCTTTAGTTAGTCCTTCAGAGTTAAATCGGGAACATATTATTCCTTCCGTATTTGATGGGCGTGTTGTGACTGCTGTAGCGGCGGCTGTACAACAGGCGGCGCGTGAAGAAGGAATTGCGCGGAGTTAA
- a CDS encoding NF041680 family putative transposase — translation MKRARLEQFRQAAYEYLGRAKDATFELTDAILLTKNIYCLAELSLSPVFRRKWPSVYEALQDSRPQRQKLMQLYIKQIPAEGRPLLAGDHTNWSRPDAVRLQERTYEHSGTSIAGNKPITVGQGYSTIAWIPENEGSWALPLRHERITSAESPIGKAIWQLKQVCKYLPTRPISVWDSEYGCAPFILKTANIPADILVRLRSNLCLWGEPKVYSGKGRPKKHGDKFKLNEPTTWNEATSVLEINDPKLGRVRVSLWKDLHFRQAATRPMLIIRVERLDAQGNMRVSKPLWLAWVGEEMPPLEEVWCLYLRRFTIDHWYRFLKQRLHWTVPNFGTPKQSERWSDLMPLMTWELWLARDIVTDNPLPWQKSLDKLTPGRVAQAIGGVFAAIGTPTSAPKPRGKSPGWQQGKKRHRKNRCPIVKKTVARPPKEPSVAV, via the coding sequence ATGAAACGTGCCAGATTAGAACAATTCCGTCAAGCAGCCTACGAATATCTAGGTAGAGCAAAAGATGCTACCTTTGAATTGACAGACGCGATATTGCTGACCAAAAATATTTATTGCCTAGCAGAGTTGTCTTTATCACCAGTATTTAGACGCAAGTGGCCAAGTGTCTATGAGGCACTACAAGATAGCAGACCACAGCGACAGAAATTGATGCAGCTATATATCAAACAAATCCCCGCAGAGGGACGACCATTGTTAGCAGGAGATCACACAAACTGGTCACGCCCAGATGCCGTCAGGTTGCAAGAGCGAACTTATGAGCATAGTGGCACATCCATAGCAGGAAATAAACCAATAACCGTAGGACAGGGGTATAGCACAATTGCCTGGATACCTGAAAATGAGGGAAGTTGGGCATTACCATTAAGACATGAACGGATCACAAGTGCCGAAAGTCCTATTGGGAAAGCAATTTGGCAACTCAAACAGGTGTGTAAATATTTGCCTACCAGACCGATTTCAGTTTGGGATAGTGAATATGGTTGTGCGCCTTTTATCTTAAAAACTGCGAATATTCCAGCAGATATTCTCGTTCGGTTGCGTTCAAATCTGTGTTTATGGGGTGAACCAAAAGTTTATTCGGGAAAGGGGCGACCTAAAAAGCATGGTGATAAATTTAAACTGAATGAGCCCACAACATGGAATGAAGCAACATCTGTATTAGAAATAAATGACCCAAAATTAGGACGTGTGCGTGTGAGCTTGTGGAAAGATTTACACTTCCGTCAGGCTGCTACACGTCCAATGTTAATCATCAGAGTTGAACGTCTGGACGCGCAAGGTAACATGAGAGTGTCCAAACCTTTGTGGTTGGCTTGGGTAGGAGAAGAAATGCCACCCTTAGAAGAAGTTTGGTGTCTTTACTTGCGTCGCTTTACCATTGACCACTGGTATCGCTTTTTGAAGCAGCGTCTACATTGGACTGTACCAAACTTTGGTACTCCTAAGCAAAGTGAACGGTGGAGTGACCTCATGCCTCTGATGACTTGGGAATTGTGGTTAGCCCGCGATATCGTTACTGACAATCCTTTACCTTGGCAGAAGTCTCTAGATAAATTGACCCCTGGAAGAGTTGCTCAAGCTATAGGTGGAGTTTTTGCGGCCATTGGTACTCCCACCTCTGCACCCAAACCTCGCGGAAAGTCTCCCGGTTGGCAACAAGGAAAGAAGCGTCACCGTAAAAACCGATGTCCCATTGTTAAAAAAACAGTAGCACGACCACCTAAAGAACCATCTGTTGCTGTTTAA
- a CDS encoding type II toxin-antitoxin system HicB family antitoxin — MTATKKQEKPKRKVLLYFGEDGYFVVEVPSLPGCISQGKTREEALSNIGEAIVLYIEVLQERGEAVPEDTVEVVLV, encoded by the coding sequence ATGACCGCAACAAAAAAGCAAGAAAAACCTAAACGCAAAGTATTGTTATATTTTGGGGAAGATGGTTATTTTGTTGTCGAAGTACCAAGTTTACCTGGTTGTATTAGTCAGGGGAAAACTCGTGAGGAGGCTCTAAGTAATATAGGAGAAGCGATCGTTCTCTATATTGAAGTGCTACAAGAGCGAGGCGAGGCCGTTCCAGAAGATACGGTTGAGGTTGTATTGGTATGA
- a CDS encoding PhoD-like phosphatase, translating to MNNQTGSFFDYLPMILVGPILKHTEPESVTVLVALKQSCQVEIKVYNTTNNGERLENCLLVGQRSTVALGKHLHVVAITAESANGESLTNDRIYAYDLQFTLADQTLLTLEQALSSNRFPDVSISYFAHQKPTFILPPNRLEDLHIVHASCRKPHGHGFDALPILDGLIATAKETRHRPHQLFLTGDQIYGDDVAAPFLWCASRLGDALLGWEEQLPIGQIYRTPKELPPGDRAQVATEDAGFTAGLHNKPEKVSSHLFSLGEYYAAYILSWSPVCWPDAFPDAHRVTNKRHAIKYWNKSVKYLRQYIQTLPQVRRALANIPTYTIFDDHDVSDDWNLNQAWCLRVLGNPLGRRVVQNALLAYAVFQAWGNTPGQFVANSSGEKLLVAANGWSNSQGKDQDAEKAIARYVGIPTTDPRTDLPNLVLEDGVFILERDPQVLTWHYTITSPCHEIIILDTRTWRGYPADQKPIAPPMLLCPWAMNQQLLQPLQQTADNHHLTTFVIAPTNVFGLQVIDWIHHWQLQREQVFSTDVGDAWNINFPALAKLLNILCEQRQKLVILSGDIHYSCTARLSYAKTHNAQKQSVLLQLTSSALKNEETITRLIHTRLKEWLLPEKIRRWLGWNQPPNIVQVSTKKSARYERKNNPDWYCVLEWIPRQSTQNFHSQREMSFLINAHKKAQNSYLRWLQPFMFWQYRWFQDGKEVVGLNNISLVHFELAETESDYTVIQDVFWCDSKSLTQIVYSRFAINLQPNQKLL from the coding sequence ATGAATAACCAAACTGGAAGCTTTTTTGACTACCTGCCAATGATTTTGGTTGGTCCAATACTAAAACATACTGAACCGGAATCGGTGACAGTATTGGTGGCATTAAAGCAGTCTTGCCAGGTAGAAATCAAAGTTTATAACACAACAAATAATGGTGAAAGGTTAGAAAATTGTTTATTAGTGGGGCAACGTTCTACAGTTGCTTTAGGCAAACATTTACACGTTGTGGCGATTACAGCTGAATCTGCAAATGGGGAGAGTTTAACGAATGATCGCATCTATGCCTATGACCTCCAGTTTACCCTAGCCGACCAAACCTTACTCACCCTAGAGCAAGCCTTATCTTCTAACCGCTTTCCTGACGTGAGCATTAGTTACTTTGCACATCAAAAACCGACTTTTATTCTCCCACCCAATCGCCTAGAAGATTTGCACATTGTCCATGCTTCCTGTCGCAAACCTCACGGTCATGGATTTGATGCTTTACCAATTTTAGATGGCTTAATTGCAACTGCCAAGGAAACCCGACACCGCCCCCATCAGCTATTCTTAACAGGTGATCAAATTTACGGTGATGATGTAGCCGCCCCGTTTTTATGGTGTGCTAGTCGGTTAGGGGATGCTTTACTAGGTTGGGAAGAACAACTACCCATCGGTCAAATTTATCGTACACCCAAGGAACTACCTCCCGGCGATCGCGCTCAAGTGGCTACAGAAGATGCTGGCTTTACGGCTGGATTACACAATAAACCAGAGAAAGTATCTAGTCACCTTTTTAGCTTGGGGGAATATTACGCTGCTTATATACTTTCTTGGTCGCCAGTGTGCTGGCCGGATGCGTTTCCTGATGCACACAGAGTCACCAACAAGCGTCATGCTATCAAGTATTGGAACAAATCAGTCAAATATTTACGCCAATATATTCAAACACTGCCACAAGTGCGCCGCGCTTTGGCTAATATTCCCACATACACCATTTTTGATGACCATGATGTTAGTGATGACTGGAACTTAAATCAAGCTTGGTGTTTACGGGTGCTGGGAAATCCCCTAGGACGGCGAGTTGTGCAGAATGCTTTATTAGCCTACGCAGTGTTTCAAGCTTGGGGTAATACACCTGGACAATTTGTAGCTAATAGTTCCGGTGAAAAGTTGCTAGTTGCGGCTAATGGGTGGTCAAATTCCCAAGGAAAAGATCAAGATGCTGAGAAGGCGATCGCGCGATATGTTGGCATACCAACTACCGATCCTCGCACTGACTTACCTAATTTGGTTTTAGAAGATGGGGTGTTTATTTTAGAACGAGATCCCCAAGTATTGACTTGGCACTACACCATCACAAGCCCTTGCCATGAAATCATCATACTAGATACACGCACTTGGCGGGGCTATCCAGCCGACCAAAAACCCATTGCCCCACCCATGTTATTATGTCCATGGGCAATGAATCAACAACTACTGCAACCTCTACAACAAACAGCAGACAATCATCATCTCACCACATTTGTTATTGCTCCTACCAATGTATTTGGTTTGCAAGTAATTGATTGGATTCATCATTGGCAATTACAACGCGAACAAGTTTTTTCTACAGATGTGGGAGATGCTTGGAATATTAATTTTCCCGCCTTAGCAAAACTGTTAAATATTTTATGTGAGCAACGTCAAAAACTTGTGATTTTGTCTGGAGATATTCACTACAGTTGCACTGCTCGCTTATCTTATGCAAAAACGCACAATGCACAGAAACAATCTGTATTATTACAGTTAACTTCTAGTGCTTTAAAAAATGAAGAAACAATAACTAGATTAATTCATACACGTTTAAAAGAGTGGCTATTACCAGAAAAAATCAGACGGTGGTTAGGCTGGAATCAACCGCCTAATATAGTGCAGGTTTCTACAAAAAAATCAGCCCGATATGAAAGAAAGAATAATCCTGATTGGTATTGTGTATTGGAGTGGATACCGCGACAAAGCACTCAAAATTTCCACTCTCAAAGAGAAATGTCTTTTTTAATAAATGCTCACAAAAAAGCCCAAAATTCTTACTTGCGATGGTTACAACCTTTCATGTTTTGGCAATATCGATGGTTTCAGGATGGCAAAGAAGTTGTGGGATTGAATAATATTTCTTTAGTTCATTTTGAGTTAGCAGAGACGGAGAGTGATTACACAGTTATTCAGGATGTTTTTTGGTGTGATTCTAAATCTCTAACTCAAATTGTCTACAGTCGTTTTGCAATTAATTTACAACCCAATCAGAAATTGTTATGA
- a CDS encoding SET domain-containing protein-lysine N-methyltransferase — translation MMNLVDCSKVIVKECKYGVGAFAAVDIRKDELVEKGLIRRIEVDPNDNQYVFSWNEDNTIWAVASGCLTFYNHSENPNTKVIKNFEEDTIEVIAIRDIKKGEELTHLYKGRWRKCFKDLEG, via the coding sequence ATGATGAATTTAGTTGACTGTAGCAAAGTAATAGTCAAAGAGTGTAAATATGGAGTTGGAGCCTTTGCCGCTGTCGATATCAGAAAGGATGAGTTAGTCGAGAAGGGGCTAATCCGGCGGATAGAAGTAGATCCCAATGATAATCAGTATGTGTTCTCATGGAATGAAGACAATACGATATGGGCAGTAGCCTCAGGATGTCTGACGTTTTATAACCACAGCGAAAATCCCAATACGAAAGTAATAAAAAACTTTGAGGAAGATACAATTGAAGTAATTGCGATCAGAGATATAAAAAAAGGAGAAGAGCTAACCCATCTTTATAAAGGGCGATGGCGTAAATGCTTTAAAGATTTGGAAGGATAA